The following proteins are co-located in the Podarcis raffonei isolate rPodRaf1 chromosome 5, rPodRaf1.pri, whole genome shotgun sequence genome:
- the EIF4A2 gene encoding eukaryotic initiation factor 4A-II, with the protein MSGGSADYGRDHGPEGMDPDGVIESNWNEIVDNFDDMNLKESLLRGIYAYGFEKPSAIQQRAIIPCIKGYDVIAQAQSGTGKTATFAISILQQLEIDLKETQALVLAPTRELAQQIQKVILALGDYMGATCHACIGGTNVRNEMQKLQAEAPHIVVGTPGRVFDMLNRRYLSPKWIKMFVLDEADEMLSRGFKDQIYEIFQKLSTNIQVVLLSATMPMDVLEVTKKFMRDPIRILVKKEELTLEGIKQFYINVEREEWKLDTLCDLYETLTITQAVIFLNTRRKVDWLTEKMHARDFTVSALHGDMDQKERDVIMREFRSGSSRVLITTDLLARGIDVQQVSLVINYDLPTNRENYIHRIGRGGRFGRKGVAINFVTEEDKRILRDIETFYNTTVEEMPMNVADLI; encoded by the exons ATGTCAGGCGGCTCCGCGGATTACGGCAG AGACCATGGCCCAGAGGGAATGGACCCCGATGGCGTCATTGAG AGCAACTGGAATGAAATTGTTGACAATTTTGATGATATGAACTTAAAAGAATCCCTCCTCAGGGGCATTTATGCATATGGTTTTGAGAAACCTTCAGCTATTCAGCAGCGTGCTATTATTCCATGCATCAAAG GGTATGATGTGATTGCTCAAGCTCAGTCAGGTACTGGCAAGACAGCCACATTTGCTATTTCCATCCTGCAACAGTTGGAGATTGATCTCAAGGAGACCCAAGCACTAGTATTGGCCCCAACCAGAGAACTGGCTCAACAG ATCCAAAAAGTTATTCTGGCTCTTGGCGATTATATGGGTGCAACTTGTCATGCTTGCATTGGTGGCACAAATGTTCGCAATGAGATGCAGAAGCTGCAAGCAGAAGCTCCCCATATTGTGGTGGGAACTCCAGGACGTGTGTTCGACATGTTAAACAGGCGTTATCTGT CGCCTAAATGGATCAAAATGTTTGtattggatgaagcagatgaaaTGTTGAGCCGGGGATTTAAGGATCAAATCTATGaaatttttcagaaattgagcaCAAACATTCAG GTTGTGCTGCTGTCTGCCACTATGCCAATGGATGTGctggaagtgaccaaaaagtttatGAGAGATCCCATTCGTATTCTTGTGAAGAAAGAGGAATTGACCCTTGAGGGTATTAAACAATTCTACATTAATGTGGAGAGAGAG GAATGGAAGCTTGATACTCTCTGTGATTTGTATGAAACCCTGAccattacgcaggctgttatctTCCTTAACACAAGGAGGAAAGTAGATTGGCTTACAGAGAAAATGCATGCACGAGACTTCACTGTTTCTGCTCTG CATGGTGACATGGACCAGAAGGAGCGAGATGTTATCATGAGAGAATTTAGGTCAGGTTCAAGCCGTGTCTTGATCACTACTGATTTATTG GCTCGTGGCATTGATGTGCAGCAAGTATCGTTGGTTATAAATTATGATCTGCCGACCAATCGTGAGAACTACATTCACAG GATTGGCCGCGGTGGTCGTTTTGGCAGGAAAGGTGTGGCTATAAACTTTGTCACTGAGGAGGACAAGCGGATCCTTCGGGATATTGAGACTTTCTACAATACTACAGTGGAGGAAATGCCAATGAATGTGGCTGACCTCATTTAA